In Thermothelomyces thermophilus ATCC 42464 chromosome 2, complete sequence, a single window of DNA contains:
- a CDS encoding glycosyltransferase family 21 protein (CAZy_ID 267937) — MTAGNDPMSIAVQGAALVSLIWSCAVFLVQTIGITQLYRNHSSPRPKPVSPSLGDGETPHVTIIRPVKGLEPCLYECLASTFLLAYPRSKLTIYLCVASTKDPAYPLLRKVVSDFPEFDAKVLVEEDDPVLHGTDGHVNNLGPNPKIRNMSRAYREAKGDLIWIVDCNVWLGTGSAGRMVDKLCGFGPNGTRTTPYKFVHQLPLVVDIETPRTAEQQSLLPKDASLPRAPRSLLDYGGRLEEMFMSTSHAKFYSAINTVCVAPCIVGKSNMFRKSHLDFMTDPSRNPVLSASDAGRGRGLDFFSSYICEDHLIGDLIWRSPTPDAAAVTYKNHGLVFGEVAIQPTSGMSVAAYVARRVRWLRVRKWTVLLATLVEPGIEPFLCSLHLSFALTTLPWVHERLGVPRTWGAMAVIWASTVTAWMALDRWFSSMLHRLQSVEVDANTPSFALGSARRGGIPRRPFREWLAAWLGRETLALPIWTWAVLLGTTVNWRGKQFRVRMDMSVVEIEGQRAPSSAPSGDASRPDSRSKDRID; from the exons ATGACCGCTGGCAATGATCCGATGTCCATAGCAGTCCAAGGCGCAGCCTTGGTCAGCCTGATCTGGAGCTGTGCCGTCTTCCTCGTCCAGACCATCGGAATCACCCAGCT CTACCGTAATCACTCTTCCCCGCGTCCAAAACCCGTGTCGCCTTCCCTAGGAGATGGAGAGACACCTCACGTCACGATAATCCGGCCTGTCAAGGGCCTCGAGCCTTGTCTCTACGAATGCCTCGCGTCGACCTTTCTGCTCGCCTACCCGAGGTCCAAGCTGACTATCTACCTCTGTGTCGCATCCACAAAGGATCCGGCATATCCACTCCTCCGTAAAGTGGTGTCAGACTTTCCGGAGTTCGACGCGAAGGTGCTggtcgaggaggacgacccCGTGCTTCATGGCACAGATGGGCATGTCAACAACCTGGGTCCGAACCCCAAGATTCGCAACATGAGCCGTGCCTATCGCGAGGCAAAAGGCGACCTCATATGGATAGTGGACTGCAACGTCTGGCTTGGGACCGGCTCTGCCGGAAGGATGGTCGACAAGCTCTGCGGCTTCGGGCCCAACGGCACGCGAACAACCCCCTACAAGTTCGTGCACCAGCTACCGCTCGTTGTCGACATTGAGACACCCAGAACCGCAGAGCAGCAAAGCCTGTTGCCGAAAGACGCCAGCCTACCTCGGGCGCCCAGAAGCCTGCTCGACTACGGCGGTCGCCTCGAGGAGATGTTCATGTCGACCAGCCACGCCAAGTTCTACAGCGCCATCAACACCGTCTGCGTCGCCCCCTGCATCGTCGGCAAGAGCAACATGTTCCGCAAGTCGCACCTCGACTTCATGACGGACCCGTCCCGCAACCCGGTCCTCTCCGCGTCGGACGCCGGGCGCGGCCGCGGGCTCGACTTCTTCTCGTCCTACATCTGCGAAGACCACCTGATCGGCGACCTGATCTGGCGCTCGCCCACTccggacgccgccgccgtcaccTACAAGAACCACGGCCTCGTCTTCGGCGAGGTCGCCATCCAGCCGACGTCGGGCATGTCGGTGGCGGCCTACGTGGCGCGCCGCGTCCGCTGGCTGCGCGTGCGCAAGTGGACCGTCCTCCTCGCCACGCTCGTCGAGCCGGGCATCGAGCCGTTCCTCTGCAGCCTGCACCTGTCGTTCGCGCTGACCACGCTCCCGTGGGTCCACGAGAGGCTCGGCGTGCCCCGGACGTGGGGCGCCATGGCGGTGATCTGGGCGTCGACGGTCACGGCGTGGATGGCGCTCGATCGCTGGTTCAGCAGCATGCTGCACAGGCTACAGAGCGTCGAGGTGGACGCGAACACGCCCTCGTTTGCGCTCGGCTCGGCCCGCAGAGGCGGCATCCCGCGGCGACCCTTTCGTGAGTGGTTGGCGGCTTGGCTGGGAAGGGAGACGCTCGCCTTGCCCATCTGGACGTGGGCGGTGCTGCTGGGCACGACTGTGAACTGGAGAGGCAAGCAGTTCAGGGTCCGCATGGATATGAGCGTCGTGGAGATTGAGGGCCAAAGGGCCCCGTCTTCGGCGCCGTCCGGGGACGCCAGCCGTCCCGACTCTCGTAGTAAAGACCGCATAGATTAA